Sequence from the Nitrospirota bacterium genome:
GGGAGGGATCAGGGAGAGAGCGACTCGTCAGAGATGCGCGATCTCCCGCTGTTCCATGGCGCGGGCGACGGCGGCCTTCAGTTTGTCGCCTTCCACCGGTTTGACCAGGTAGTCCACCACGCCGTCTCTCATCAGTGACGTCGCCATGTCGGTGTCGGGGAAGCCGGTCAGGACGATCAGGGGAACGCGCGGGTATTCTCTCCGGAAGTACGCGATGGCTTCCACGCCGTTGATCTTGGGCATGCGGATGTCGCAGATCACGACGTCCAACATCACGCGATTTTCGCCCGTGTTGATGATTTCGATGGCCTTCTCGCCGTTCTCCGCTTCGAGCACGTCGTAGCCGGCCTTCTGCAAGGTCATGCGCACCACTTTTCGGATGTCCGGTTCGTCATCGACCACGAGGATGCGGCCGTTGCCGGTTGAGGAACCGAAAAGAAGATCCGTTTTGTACTCCGTCATGTGATCCTCCTTGTCTATTGAGGTGCACTGCGCCGCTGCCCGACCCGACTCGAGCGTCGTCGTCTTACGTCGCAACATCGATGCCGTCGCACATCCGGGCGGATGGATTCAGATTTTCCGCAACTTACAGCGAGACGTTGGATCACTGGCCTGGGCCGCTGGTTGAGATCAGCCATGCGCGCGCGAAAAGCACCATCGCCCACGCGCGCCCGAGGCACCGTGACGACCGATCCGCCGGCGTAGTCGCGTGGCTACCGTGACCAGATGCTTCGGATAACCAACACCATTCCGAC
This genomic interval carries:
- a CDS encoding response regulator, translating into MTEYKTDLLFGSSTGNGRILVVDDEPDIRKVVRMTLQKAGYDVLEAENGEKAIEIINTGENRVMLDVVICDIRMPKINGVEAIAYFRREYPRVPLIVLTGFPDTDMATSLMRDGVVDYLVKPVEGDKLKAAVARAMEQREIAHL